In Sphingomonas sp. SUN019, one genomic interval encodes:
- a CDS encoding agmatine deiminase family protein, protein MTRPPKPEWAPHKALWIGFPSHPELWAEDLAEARSEVAAFARAVHADGRGETVLLVAADDEAADAARRLAPFAQLVVEPFGDIWLRDTGPIVSGDGVAHDFGFNGWGGKYDLPGDNDIGRRLAEARGKRLVTHDWVLEGGAIDGDGTGLIVTTEQCLLHPNRNPALSKAEIERRLDEDLALDRVLWLGEGLLNDHTDGHVDNLARFVGEGRLAIPVGGENDPNWQVYARAAERARGFGVTVVPVPSPGRVLRDEEIVPASYMNFYIGNASVVVPLYGAPDDDVAVKEFQALFPDRQVIGLRADAILTGGGSFHCISQQIPA, encoded by the coding sequence ATGACCCGCCCCCCGAAGCCCGAATGGGCGCCGCACAAGGCGTTGTGGATCGGCTTTCCCAGCCACCCCGAATTATGGGCCGAAGATCTCGCCGAAGCCCGTTCGGAAGTCGCCGCATTCGCGCGAGCGGTCCATGCCGATGGCCGCGGCGAGACCGTGCTGCTGGTCGCCGCGGATGACGAAGCCGCCGACGCCGCGCGCCGCCTGGCCCCGTTCGCGCAACTGGTGGTCGAGCCGTTCGGTGACATCTGGCTGCGCGATACCGGGCCGATCGTGTCGGGCGACGGCGTGGCGCATGATTTCGGTTTCAACGGCTGGGGCGGGAAATACGATCTGCCCGGCGACAACGATATCGGCCGCCGCCTGGCCGAAGCGCGCGGCAAGCGACTGGTTACGCACGACTGGGTGCTGGAGGGCGGCGCGATCGATGGCGACGGCACCGGGCTGATCGTGACGACCGAACAATGCCTGCTCCACCCAAACCGCAACCCGGCGTTGTCGAAGGCCGAGATCGAGCGGCGGCTGGACGAAGACCTCGCGCTCGACCGCGTGTTGTGGCTGGGCGAGGGATTGCTCAACGATCACACCGACGGCCATGTCGACAACCTCGCGCGCTTCGTCGGCGAAGGGCGCCTCGCGATCCCGGTCGGGGGCGAGAACGACCCGAACTGGCAGGTCTATGCCCGCGCCGCCGAACGCGCGCGCGGTTTCGGCGTCACCGTCGTCCCGGTCCCCTCCCCCGGCCGCGTGCTGCGCGACGAGGAGATCGTGCCCGCCAGCTACATGAACTTCTACATCGGCAATGCGAGCGTCGTCGTCCCGCTGTACGGCGCGCCCGACGACGATGTCGCGGTGAAGGAGTTCCAGGCGTTGTTCCCCGACCGGCAGGTCATCGGGCTGCGCGCCGACGCGATCCTGACCGGCGGCGGCAGTTTCCACTGCATCAGCCAGCAGATTCCGGCGTAA
- a CDS encoding M48 family metallopeptidase, whose translation MSAHSEGYPIWHQDGEVAYRRRPVLVADGATFTLVEGERTTGPFAFTDLIAHDPAGGAPTWGLKRHPGWRIGFPEGVPGDLADHLPGQQRYGGVIDRIGLWPATAAFAAVAAMVVVAFLNTPPLVARAIPASVEKRLGDVMVGDFGRKGCATPAGDAALAAMVERIDPYDPTLEVSVVRIPIVNAVTLPGGRIVLFDGLLKAARSPDEVAGVIGHEIGHVRHRDVMESLLRQIGLSVLLGGMEGHVGGYTNALLASSYSRKAESDADAFALQLMQEAKVSPAATAGFFTRLGGRAGKAERLFAYVASHPVSADRAQRFAAAVDRTATYRPTIDAQQWRALRSICSKTPKETDWRF comes from the coding sequence ATGTCGGCGCATTCTGAAGGCTATCCAATCTGGCATCAGGACGGCGAGGTCGCGTACCGTCGCCGTCCGGTGCTGGTCGCCGACGGCGCGACCTTCACGCTGGTCGAGGGCGAGCGCACCACCGGCCCGTTCGCCTTCACGGACCTGATTGCGCATGACCCCGCCGGCGGTGCGCCGACATGGGGACTAAAGCGCCACCCCGGCTGGCGGATCGGCTTCCCCGAAGGCGTGCCCGGCGACCTCGCCGACCACCTGCCGGGACAGCAGCGCTACGGCGGCGTCATCGACCGCATCGGCCTGTGGCCAGCGACCGCCGCCTTCGCCGCGGTCGCCGCGATGGTCGTCGTCGCTTTCCTCAACACCCCGCCTTTGGTCGCGCGCGCCATCCCCGCCTCGGTCGAGAAACGTCTCGGCGACGTGATGGTCGGCGATTTCGGGCGCAAGGGATGCGCCACGCCTGCCGGTGACGCCGCGCTGGCCGCGATGGTCGAGCGGATCGATCCCTATGACCCGACACTAGAGGTCAGCGTGGTACGGATTCCGATCGTCAACGCGGTGACGTTGCCGGGCGGGCGGATCGTGCTGTTCGACGGACTCCTCAAGGCGGCGCGCTCGCCCGACGAGGTGGCGGGGGTGATAGGGCATGAGATCGGCCATGTCCGCCACCGCGACGTGATGGAGTCGCTGCTCCGCCAGATCGGCCTGTCGGTTCTGCTCGGCGGGATGGAGGGGCATGTCGGCGGCTACACCAACGCTTTGCTCGCCTCCTCCTATTCACGAAAGGCCGAATCGGACGCCGACGCCTTCGCGCTCCAGCTGATGCAGGAGGCGAAGGTGTCTCCCGCCGCGACCGCGGGCTTCTTCACCCGGCTTGGCGGTCGGGCGGGGAAGGCCGAACGCCTGTTCGCCTATGTCGCGTCGCACCCCGTCTCGGCCGATCGCGCGCAACGCTTCGCCGCCGCGGTCGACCGCACGGCGACGTACCGCCCGACGATCGACGCGCAGCAGTGGCGCGCGCTCAGGTCGATATGTTCGAAGACGCCAAAGGAGACAGACTGGCGGTTCTGA
- the folK gene encoding 2-amino-4-hydroxy-6-hydroxymethyldihydropteridine diphosphokinase, with amino-acid sequence MTTQNYVIALGSNRRGRHGSPVEEVRAALAELRAVAQSRIVASAPLGPSIRRFANAVAVVESRDSPPAMLARLKRIERAFGRRRGIRWGQRVIDLDIIAWSGGIWAGRGLTIPHAALNERAFVLAPLVELVPDWRDPLSGLSARQLLARLTRKRSVPSRARLVGGP; translated from the coding sequence GTGACGACGCAAAACTATGTCATCGCCTTGGGCAGCAACCGCCGCGGCCGCCACGGTTCGCCAGTGGAGGAGGTGCGCGCCGCGCTTGCCGAACTGCGCGCGGTCGCCCAGTCGCGAATCGTCGCCAGCGCGCCGCTCGGCCCGTCGATCCGGCGCTTCGCCAATGCGGTCGCGGTGGTCGAGAGCCGCGATTCGCCGCCCGCGATGCTGGCGCGGCTGAAGCGGATCGAACGCGCGTTCGGCCGCCGCCGCGGCATCCGCTGGGGGCAGCGCGTGATCGACCTCGACATCATCGCGTGGAGCGGCGGCATCTGGGCCGGCCGCGGCCTGACCATCCCGCACGCCGCGCTGAACGAACGCGCTTTCGTTCTCGCACCATTGGTGGAACTTGTACCCGACTGGCGCGATCCGCTTAGCGGGCTTTCCGCACGACAATTGCTTGCGCGGTTGACCCGGAAGCGTAGCGTCCCTAGTCGCGCACGGCTGGTCGGGGGTCCGTAG
- a CDS encoding S9 family peptidase gives MKAFICAGAALWLVGAADGALADPSVEAVAFGGREYIQDMSLSPDGTKVAMIQPVGARGSAVAIADLMTSGAPKVIMTASGDPERLTGCRWSTSSRLVCRLYIVRSDSGLRLAFTRMVAINTDGSGLKMLTERTNSRALGVAQNGGTVIDWTGGKEGSASVLMTRVHVPEETIGTNLGKSKTGLGVDRLDTVTLARSVVEQPRKGAVEYISDGLGDVRVMGTIGTTSSGYSGSEVSYFYRKPTDRGWSPLGTLSLTGVGSRGFNPYAVDSKSNQVYGFDDSNGRSALWRIALDGTLKREMVVSRPDVDVDGLIQIGRQNRVVGASWATERREATFFDPELKALSASLGRALPLKPLVRFVDASADEKRLLMFAGSDNDAGRYYVFDKGTRKLEEVLPVRPHADRLKLATMKPVSFPAADGTMIPGYLTVPAGGNGKGLPAIVMPHGGPGARDEWGFDWLAQYFAAKGFAVLQPNFRGSSGYGEAWFQKNGFQSWRTAIGDVNDGGRWLLSQGIAAPGKLGIVGWSYGGYAALQSSVLDPDLFKGIVAIAPVTDLDTLRNDSRNYSNFVNVDRFIGSGAHVKEGSPARNVDRIKAPVLLFHGDLDLNVAVGQSRLMADRLKDAGRKVEYVEYRGLDHQLDDSNARIAMLDKADAFLKAALK, from the coding sequence ATGAAGGCGTTTATTTGCGCGGGGGCGGCGTTGTGGCTGGTGGGCGCGGCTGACGGGGCCTTGGCCGATCCGTCGGTGGAGGCCGTCGCATTCGGCGGTCGCGAATACATTCAGGACATGAGCCTGTCGCCCGACGGGACGAAAGTGGCGATGATCCAGCCGGTGGGTGCGCGGGGCAGCGCGGTCGCCATCGCCGACCTGATGACGAGCGGTGCGCCCAAGGTCATCATGACGGCCTCCGGCGATCCGGAACGATTGACCGGTTGCCGCTGGTCGACCTCCAGCCGTCTGGTCTGCCGTCTGTACATCGTGCGATCCGACAGCGGCCTCCGGCTGGCGTTCACCCGCATGGTGGCGATCAACACGGACGGCAGCGGACTGAAGATGCTTACCGAGCGCACGAACAGCCGTGCGCTGGGTGTCGCGCAGAACGGCGGGACCGTCATCGACTGGACCGGCGGCAAGGAGGGCAGCGCATCGGTGCTGATGACTCGGGTCCATGTACCCGAAGAAACGATCGGGACGAATCTGGGCAAGTCCAAGACTGGATTGGGCGTCGACCGGCTCGACACGGTGACGCTGGCGCGCAGCGTCGTCGAACAGCCGCGCAAGGGCGCGGTCGAATATATCTCCGACGGTCTTGGCGACGTTCGCGTGATGGGCACGATCGGGACCACCTCCAGCGGCTATTCCGGTAGCGAGGTCAGCTACTTCTATCGCAAGCCGACCGATCGGGGCTGGTCGCCGCTCGGCACGCTGTCGCTGACCGGGGTCGGGAGCCGCGGCTTCAATCCCTATGCGGTCGATTCCAAATCGAACCAGGTTTACGGTTTCGACGATTCGAACGGGCGCAGCGCCTTGTGGCGTATCGCGCTGGACGGCACGCTGAAACGCGAGATGGTGGTGTCACGACCGGACGTCGATGTCGACGGACTGATCCAGATCGGGCGGCAGAACCGGGTGGTCGGGGCAAGCTGGGCCACCGAGCGGCGCGAGGCGACGTTCTTCGATCCAGAACTGAAGGCGCTCAGCGCGTCGCTGGGGCGCGCGCTGCCGTTGAAGCCGCTGGTGCGGTTCGTCGACGCCAGCGCGGACGAAAAGCGGCTGCTGATGTTCGCCGGAAGCGATAACGATGCGGGCCGCTACTACGTGTTCGATAAAGGAACGCGGAAGCTGGAGGAGGTGCTGCCGGTTCGTCCGCACGCCGACCGGCTGAAGCTGGCGACGATGAAACCGGTCAGCTTTCCCGCCGCCGATGGCACGATGATCCCGGGCTATCTGACCGTCCCTGCGGGCGGCAACGGAAAGGGTCTGCCCGCGATCGTCATGCCGCACGGCGGCCCCGGCGCGCGTGACGAATGGGGCTTCGACTGGCTGGCGCAATATTTCGCGGCGAAGGGCTTTGCCGTGCTGCAGCCCAATTTCCGCGGTTCTTCCGGCTATGGCGAGGCGTGGTTCCAGAAGAACGGGTTCCAATCGTGGCGCACCGCGATCGGCGACGTGAACGACGGTGGACGCTGGTTGCTGTCGCAGGGGATTGCGGCGCCCGGCAAGCTGGGCATCGTCGGGTGGTCCTACGGCGGCTATGCCGCGCTGCAATCGTCGGTGCTCGACCCCGACCTATTCAAGGGCATCGTGGCGATCGCGCCGGTCACCGATCTGGATACGTTGCGCAACGATTCGCGCAATTACAGCAACTTCGTGAACGTCGATCGCTTCATCGGCAGCGGCGCGCACGTGAAAGAGGGATCGCCCGCGCGCAACGTCGACCGGATCAAGGCGCCGGTGTTGCTGTTTCACGGCGATCTCGACCTGAATGTCGCGGTCGGCCAGTCGCGGCTAATGGCGGACCGGCTGAAGGATGCCGGGCGGAAAGTGGAATATGTCGAATACAGGGGGCTGGACCACCAGCTCGACGATTCGAACGCGCGCATCGCGATGCTGGACAAGGCTGACGCGTTTTTGAAGGCCGCGCTGAAGTAG
- a CDS encoding uracil-DNA glycosylase yields MNFAPSPIPDTEPPHDCPRCPRLVAFRESLRSEFPGWWNAPVPAFGNPQAWLGIIGLAPGKHGANRTGRPFTGDYAGDLLFATLLKFGLATGVYEGKPDDTLRLDGAIILNSVKCLPPQNKPTPEEIRTCRPFLDTQVAALPNARVFIALGQIAHQSAVKVLGGRLPKAQFGHLAEHRMPDGRILIDSYHCSRYNTNTGRLTAEMFEAVFARAVELRPC; encoded by the coding sequence ATGAATTTCGCACCCTCGCCGATCCCCGACACCGAACCGCCACACGATTGCCCGCGCTGCCCGCGCCTGGTCGCGTTTCGCGAGTCGCTTCGCAGCGAGTTTCCGGGCTGGTGGAACGCGCCCGTCCCGGCGTTCGGCAATCCACAGGCGTGGCTCGGCATCATCGGCCTAGCGCCCGGCAAGCACGGTGCGAACCGTACCGGGCGGCCTTTCACCGGCGACTATGCGGGCGACCTGCTGTTCGCGACGCTGTTGAAATTCGGGCTGGCGACCGGCGTGTACGAGGGCAAGCCCGACGACACGCTGCGGTTGGACGGTGCGATCATCCTCAATTCGGTGAAATGCCTGCCGCCGCAGAACAAGCCGACGCCGGAGGAAATCCGCACCTGCCGCCCGTTCCTCGACACGCAGGTCGCCGCGCTGCCCAACGCGCGGGTGTTCATCGCGCTCGGCCAGATCGCGCATCAATCGGCGGTGAAGGTATTGGGCGGGCGGCTGCCGAAGGCGCAGTTCGGGCACCTGGCCGAACACCGCATGCCCGACGGCCGCATCCTGATCGATAGTTACCATTGCTCGCGCTACAACACCAACACCGGGCGGCTGACCGCGGAGATGTTCGAGGCGGTGTTCGCTCGGGCAGTGGAACTGCGACCGTGCTGA
- a CDS encoding phosphatase PAP2 family protein — MDHEEATPAGVARPPHLLWAAGIGAVAIALMLLLGFVIDRWPFAFDQRIIIGVHGAGPPWVRKSMIDITALGGGTVLTMVTVATAALLLLRRLWITALLMVIATISGSTIVQALKVEFARARPDIVDHIVVASGNSFPSGHAANSAIVYLTIAGLLSQVVRGRSTRNFVIAVAVLLVGAIGMSRVYLGVHWPSDVLAGWSFGTLWALAWWWAAAKTRAATIHRQD; from the coding sequence ATGGATCATGAGGAAGCGACGCCCGCTGGCGTCGCGCGGCCGCCCCATCTGCTGTGGGCGGCGGGGATCGGCGCGGTCGCGATCGCGCTGATGTTGCTGCTGGGCTTCGTCATCGATCGCTGGCCGTTCGCGTTCGATCAGCGAATCATCATCGGCGTGCATGGCGCAGGGCCGCCGTGGGTCCGCAAGTCGATGATCGACATCACCGCTCTGGGCGGCGGCACGGTGCTGACGATGGTCACCGTCGCGACCGCGGCGCTGCTGCTGTTGCGCCGTCTGTGGATCACCGCGTTGCTGATGGTGATCGCGACGATCAGCGGATCGACCATCGTGCAGGCGCTGAAGGTCGAATTCGCGCGCGCGCGGCCCGACATCGTCGACCATATCGTCGTCGCGTCTGGCAACAGCTTCCCCAGCGGACACGCCGCCAATTCGGCGATCGTCTATCTCACCATCGCCGGGCTGCTGAGCCAGGTCGTCCGCGGCCGGTCGACACGCAATTTCGTCATCGCGGTCGCGGTGCTGCTGGTCGGCGCGATCGGGATGAGCCGCGTGTATCTGGGCGTCCACTGGCCATCCGACGTGCTGGCCGGATGGAGTTTCGGGACGCTCTGGGCGCTCGCATGGTGGTGGGCGGCGGCCAAGACCCGCGCCGCCACGATCCACCGCCAGGATTGA
- a CDS encoding LD-carboxypeptidase, translated as MKIGVVAPASRGNRAAEPPVSAFAAIAYPGVDLVIHPQCWAEDGHFAGSDAARAAAFLEFANDSAFDAIWFLRGGYGSNRILPIILPQLGPAARHKTYVGYSDMGFILGALYARRIGRPAHGPMASDIRRQGGDQTVARALGWMARGDRQGLEPGLDGRPAAAFNLSILGALIGTPYLPDLTDHVLLIEDVSEPMYNIDRLLWHMAHATQLKGIAGLRLGAVNDVQANEPEWGEPLETMIVRWCREMGVPYLGRAEIGHTQTNRVVPFGVA; from the coding sequence ATGAAGATCGGCGTCGTCGCCCCCGCCAGCCGCGGCAATCGCGCCGCCGAACCGCCGGTCAGCGCGTTCGCGGCGATCGCCTATCCCGGCGTCGATCTGGTGATCCATCCGCAATGTTGGGCCGAGGACGGGCATTTTGCCGGGTCGGACGCGGCCCGCGCGGCTGCATTCCTCGAATTCGCCAACGATTCCGCCTTCGATGCGATCTGGTTCCTGCGCGGCGGCTATGGATCGAACCGCATCCTGCCGATCATCCTGCCGCAACTGGGGCCAGCGGCGCGGCACAAGACCTATGTCGGTTATTCGGACATGGGGTTCATCTTGGGCGCGCTCTATGCGCGGCGCATCGGCCGGCCCGCGCACGGGCCGATGGCGAGCGACATCCGGCGGCAGGGCGGCGATCAGACCGTCGCGCGCGCGCTCGGGTGGATGGCGCGCGGCGACCGGCAGGGGCTGGAACCGGGGCTGGACGGACGCCCCGCCGCGGCGTTCAACCTTTCCATCCTGGGCGCGCTGATCGGCACGCCGTATCTGCCCGACCTGACCGACCACGTGCTGCTGATCGAGGACGTGTCCGAGCCGATGTACAATATCGACCGCTTGCTCTGGCACATGGCGCACGCGACGCAGTTGAAGGGCATCGCCGGCCTGCGGCTGGGTGCGGTCAACGATGTGCAGGCGAACGAACCGGAATGGGGCGAGCCGCTGGAGACGATGATCGTGCGCTGGTGCCGCGAAATGGGCGTGCCGTATCTGGGCCGGGCCGAGATCGGCCATACCCAGACTAATCGCGTGGTGCCGTTCGGGGTCGCCTGA
- a CDS encoding YjgN family protein — MNDDTAGGDAAFGFYGDWREFAPIAFTNLLLTIVTLGIYHFWAKTRVRRYLWSRTRFIDDRLDWTGTGLELFIGYLIAFALFVVPFGVLNLILQGILLRGHPGWAGLIGATVYLLLIYLVGVAIFRALRYRLSRTFWHGIRGGSDDQGFAYGWQYFWRTIVGMFAAGLMVPWSMTTLWNRRWGRMSFGPMPFAADAKWQPIFPRYMLFYLAPIILFIGFFAIGLAFAGFSAGGGFNPSTPPTGGTLVAIVIVAALAYILFFGVLGLIAMIFYAAYYREAVGTLTLGRLSFAFNARTMDWIRLYLGNIGLVLVTFGVGYIFIPYRNWAFFVRHMEAFGDIHLDDLTRSTSRKPGQGEGLLDAFDVGAF, encoded by the coding sequence ATGAACGACGACACGGCCGGGGGCGACGCCGCCTTCGGTTTCTACGGCGACTGGCGTGAATTCGCGCCGATCGCCTTCACCAACCTGTTGCTGACGATCGTCACGCTGGGCATCTACCATTTCTGGGCGAAGACGCGCGTGCGCCGCTATCTGTGGAGCCGTACGCGCTTCATCGACGACCGGCTCGACTGGACCGGGACGGGGCTGGAGCTGTTCATCGGCTATCTGATCGCCTTCGCCTTGTTTGTCGTGCCGTTCGGCGTGCTGAACCTGATCCTGCAGGGCATTTTGTTGCGCGGCCATCCGGGATGGGCGGGACTGATCGGCGCGACCGTTTACCTGCTGCTGATCTATCTGGTCGGCGTCGCGATCTTCCGTGCGCTGCGCTACCGGCTCAGCCGCACCTTCTGGCACGGCATCCGCGGCGGCAGCGACGATCAGGGCTTCGCTTACGGCTGGCAGTATTTCTGGCGCACGATCGTGGGGATGTTCGCCGCCGGGCTGATGGTGCCGTGGTCGATGACGACGCTCTGGAACCGGCGCTGGGGGCGGATGAGCTTCGGCCCGATGCCGTTCGCCGCCGATGCGAAATGGCAGCCGATCTTTCCGCGCTATATGCTGTTCTACCTCGCGCCGATCATCTTGTTCATCGGCTTTTTTGCTATCGGCCTGGCGTTCGCGGGATTTAGTGCAGGTGGGGGCTTCAATCCCAGTACGCCGCCGACCGGCGGAACGCTGGTCGCGATCGTGATCGTTGCGGCGCTGGCCTATATCCTTTTCTTCGGCGTGCTCGGGCTGATCGCGATGATCTTCTATGCGGCTTATTACCGTGAGGCCGTCGGCACACTGACGCTGGGGCGGCTGAGCTTTGCGTTCAACGCGCGTACGATGGACTGGATCAGGCTGTACCTTGGCAACATCGGACTCGTGCTGGTCACGTTCGGCGTCGGCTACATCTTCATCCCGTATCGCAACTGGGCGTTCTTCGTGCGGCACATGGAGGCGTTCGGCGACATCCATCTCGACGATCTGACCCGCTCGACCTCGCGTAAGCCGGGCCAGGGCGAGGGTCTGCTGGATGCGTTCGATGTCGGCGCATTCTGA
- a CDS encoding DUF6356 family protein — protein sequence MFRRLFLDHPASVGESYAEHFGVASRFGATLVAGGIGCMIHAVLPFAFKTRGSDTVMALHRDLVAKRNAHRAAHLEMTTVEYVI from the coding sequence ATGTTCCGCCGTCTGTTCCTCGATCACCCCGCCTCGGTCGGGGAGAGCTATGCCGAGCATTTCGGTGTCGCCTCGCGCTTCGGCGCGACGTTGGTCGCGGGCGGCATCGGCTGCATGATCCACGCGGTCCTGCCGTTCGCATTCAAGACCCGCGGCAGCGATACAGTGATGGCGCTGCACCGCGATCTGGTCGCCAAACGCAACGCGCACCGCGCCGCGCATCTCGAGATGACGACGGTCGAATACGTCATCTAA
- the aguB gene encoding N-carbamoylputrescine amidase, producing MTEITVAALQLGFTTDIDRNIANVSRLVREAAAQGARVILPPELFEGEYFCRVEDEGLFANAAPVREHKAVLAMQALAEALKVWIPTSFFEADGPHHYNSLAMIGPDGEIAGVYRKSHIPDGPGYEEKFYFRPGNTGFKVWPGPDRTTLGVGVCWDQWYPETARAMMLMGAEVLFYPTAIGSEPHDTSLDTARLWRRAMVGHAVSNVVPVVAANRIGVEHGQTFYGTSFITDERGDIIAELDREEEGVITATIDLARVKRHRAAFGFFRDRRPDLYGRLVEDV from the coding sequence ATGACCGAAATTACCGTCGCTGCGCTGCAACTTGGCTTCACCACCGATATCGACCGCAACATCGCCAACGTGTCGCGGCTGGTGCGCGAAGCCGCGGCGCAGGGCGCGCGCGTCATCCTGCCGCCCGAATTGTTCGAGGGCGAATATTTCTGCCGGGTCGAGGACGAAGGCCTGTTCGCCAACGCCGCGCCGGTGCGCGAACACAAAGCGGTGCTGGCGATGCAGGCGCTGGCCGAGGCGCTGAAGGTTTGGATCCCGACGAGCTTCTTCGAAGCCGACGGCCCGCACCATTACAACAGCCTGGCGATGATCGGTCCGGACGGCGAGATCGCGGGCGTCTATCGGAAGAGCCACATCCCCGACGGGCCCGGCTATGAGGAGAAATTCTACTTCCGCCCCGGCAACACCGGGTTCAAGGTATGGCCCGGCCCGGACCGCACCACGTTGGGCGTCGGCGTCTGCTGGGACCAATGGTATCCCGAAACCGCGCGCGCGATGATGCTGATGGGAGCCGAAGTCCTGTTCTACCCGACCGCGATCGGCAGCGAGCCGCACGACACCAGCCTCGACACCGCGCGGCTGTGGCGGCGCGCGATGGTCGGGCACGCGGTATCCAACGTCGTTCCCGTCGTCGCCGCGAACCGGATCGGCGTGGAGCATGGCCAGACCTTTTACGGTACGTCGTTCATAACGGACGAACGCGGTGATATCATCGCCGAACTCGACCGCGAGGAAGAAGGGGTCATCACCGCGACGATCGACCTCGCCCGCGTCAAACGCCACCGCGCCGCCTTCGGCTTCTTCCGCGACCGCCGCCCGGACCTTTACGGACGACTTGTGGAGGACGTGTGA
- a CDS encoding glutamate ligase domain-containing protein, whose protein sequence is MQIGNLSDHSFFFVGIGGSGMMPLAMILAGRGATVAGSDRGLDQGRVPAKFDDLAAKGIALHPQDGSGIVAREQIVVASAAVEASVPDMIAADTLGCARMTRAELNAALFNASVLPIGVAGTSGKSTVTGMIARILHDAGRDPTVMNGAVMKDFAAPDRPFASALVGAGEAYVSEVDESDGSIALYSPRIAVLNNVSLDHKSLDELNALFADFIAKATTAVINLDNPDAARLAMTLPKDRLITFALDREADLRATDIVEEPFAVAFTLGERHVRLSVPGRHNVSNALAAIGAAVAAGIPLDEAVAGIARFTGLRRRFDLVGQAAGVAVIDDFGHNPDKIAATLDTLHAFPGRLLLLFQPHGYGPLKVMRSELVTMFAAKLAPDDVLALPDPVYQGGTVNREVTSADIVADVTLAGRHARHIPDRAAAAAHLVAQARPGDRIVVMGARDDTLSLLAADMVAALGGKSGQN, encoded by the coding sequence ATGCAGATCGGCAACCTTTCGGACCACAGCTTCTTTTTCGTCGGGATCGGCGGATCGGGGATGATGCCGCTCGCCATGATCCTCGCCGGGCGCGGCGCGACCGTCGCAGGGTCGGACCGCGGACTGGATCAGGGGCGTGTTCCCGCCAAATTCGACGATCTCGCAGCGAAGGGCATTGCGCTCCACCCGCAGGACGGCAGCGGGATCGTGGCGCGCGAGCAGATCGTCGTCGCCTCCGCCGCGGTCGAAGCGAGCGTGCCCGACATGATCGCCGCCGATACACTCGGCTGCGCGAGAATGACTCGCGCCGAGCTGAACGCCGCTTTGTTCAACGCCAGCGTCCTGCCGATCGGCGTGGCCGGAACGAGCGGCAAATCGACCGTCACCGGCATGATCGCGCGCATCCTGCACGATGCGGGCCGCGATCCGACCGTGATGAACGGCGCGGTGATGAAGGATTTCGCCGCGCCCGACCGCCCCTTCGCCAGCGCGCTGGTCGGCGCAGGCGAGGCTTACGTCAGCGAGGTCGACGAAAGCGACGGATCGATCGCGCTGTATTCGCCGCGGATCGCGGTGCTGAACAACGTCAGCCTCGATCATAAATCGCTCGACGAACTGAACGCGCTGTTCGCCGATTTCATCGCCAAGGCCACGACCGCGGTCATCAACCTCGACAATCCCGACGCCGCGCGGCTGGCGATGACGCTGCCGAAGGACCGGCTGATCACCTTCGCGCTGGACCGCGAGGCCGATCTGCGCGCGACCGATATCGTCGAGGAACCGTTTGCGGTCGCCTTCACGCTCGGCGAGCGCCATGTACGGCTGTCGGTCCCCGGCCGCCACAACGTGTCGAATGCGCTCGCCGCGATCGGCGCGGCGGTCGCGGCGGGCATACCACTCGACGAAGCGGTTGCAGGAATCGCGCGCTTCACCGGCCTGCGCCGCCGTTTCGATCTGGTCGGTCAAGCCGCAGGCGTCGCGGTGATCGACGATTTCGGGCACAACCCGGACAAGATCGCCGCCACGCTCGACACGCTCCACGCCTTTCCCGGCCGTTTGCTGCTGCTGTTCCAGCCGCACGGTTATGGCCCGCTGAAGGTCATGCGATCCGAGCTCGTCACAATGTTCGCCGCGAAATTAGCGCCCGACGACGTGCTGGCCCTGCCCGATCCGGTCTATCAGGGCGGCACGGTCAACCGCGAGGTCACCAGCGCGGACATCGTCGCCGACGTGACGCTGGCGGGCCGTCACGCGCGCCACATCCCCGACCGCGCCGCCGCCGCCGCGCATCTGGTGGCGCAGGCGCGCCCCGGCGACCGCATCGTCGTGATGGGCGCGCGCGACGATACACTCAGCTTGCTGGCAGCCGATATGGTCGCGGCGCTGGGTGGCAAGAGCGGCCAAAACTGA